The Terriglobales bacterium region TCAGTACCCAGTACTCAGTACTCAGTTGCGAACACTGAAATCTCCCACTGAGTACTGAGTACCGGGTACTGAGTACTCCATCGAGAGTGCTGAATGCTACGAGTCCGTAAAGCCGTTTTTCCCGCCGCTGGATTGGGCACACGTTTTTTGCCCGCCACCAAAGCCATGCCCAAAGAGATGCTTCCGCTGGTGGATAAGCCCATCATCCAGTATGGCGTCGAGGAGGCGCTGGCTGCCGGCTGCAACCAGATTGTGATTGTCACCGGCCGCGGCAAGACCGCGATTGAAGACCACTTTGACGTCAGCTACGAGCTGGAAAAGATGCTGGCGGAAAAAGGAAAAACGGAGCTGCTGACCATCGTCCATCATATTTCAGACATGATCCATGTCGCCTATGTGCGGCAGAAAGAGGCCCTCGGCCTGGGACATGCCGTGCTCATGGCGCGCGAACTGGTGGGCAATGAGCCTTTCGCCGTGCTGCTCGCCGATGACGTGATTGACGCGGAAGTACCCTGCCTCAAGCAGATGATGGAAGTTTTTGAGGAGACGCAGTCGTCTGTGATCGCCACCCAGGTCGTAGAGGGGAAGGCAATTTCCGCCTATGGTGTGCTCGATGCCAAGCCGGTGAGCGGGAAATTTCAGGACCGGCTCTTTGAAGTCTCCAACATGGTGGAAAAGCCAAGGCTGGAAGATGCTCCATCGAATCTTGCCATCATTGGACGTTATATCCTGACCCCGGGAATTTTCGAGGCGCTTGAGCACACGCCGCTTGGGGCAGGCGGCGAACTCCAACTCACCGACGCCATACGGCTCCTGCTGCAGAAAGAAAAAGTCTACGGCTACCGCTTTGAGGGCACGCGGCATGACACCGGCGACAAGGCGGGATTCCTGAAAGCTACGGTGGAATTCGCCCTCAAGCGACCCGATTTGGGAAATGACCTGCGAATTTGGCTTAAGGGGTTGAAGCTGTAATCGCGCGGCTGCTCAGCTTTGCCCTGCCTTCAGTTTTTTTGATTTTTCCTCTACACCTTGCGCCAGCTTTTCTTTGTGCGACACCATTTTCTTTGCGATCTCGGGGTCGCTGAGGGCAAGAATCTGCGCGGCCAAGATTCCGGCGTTGGTGGCGCCGGCCTTGCCGATGGCGACGGTGGCTACGGGTATGCCGGCCGGCATCTGGACTGTGGCCAGCAGCGAATCCAGACCCTGCAGGGAGCTCGAAGGGATAGGCACTCCGATGACCGGCAGCGTGGTCTCAGCCGCGATCACACCCGCCAGATGTGCCGCGCCGCCTGCGCCGGCAATGATGACTTTCACGCCGCGCCCGGCGGCATTGTGGGCGAACTCGGAAGTCTTACGCGGGGCGCGGTGCGCCGAGGTGATGTCTATCTCGTAAGCAATGCCGAAGCCCGCCAAGGCCTTGCCGGCTTCGCTCATAATTTCCAGGTCAGAGTCGCTGCCCATCACGATTGAGACCACAGGTTTGGAAGTCATTTTTCTCCTCGGCAGATTTAAACTTTCTGCTTCAGCGCCCGTGCGGCGATATCTTTGCGATAGTGCATGCCATCGAAGTGGATCTTCTCTACGGCGGCGTAGGCGCGTTCTACGGCTGCGCTCAAATCTGCGGCGCGCGCGGTTACGCCCAGCACGCGTCCGCCTGCGGTATAAAAGTTTCCGCTCTGGTCGCGGCTGGTGCCGGCGTGAAATACTTTTGCGCCTTCGATCTTGCTGGCTTCGCTCAGCCCGGTGATTTTCTTGCCCACCTCGTAGACTTCAGGATATCCGCCCGAGGCGATCACCACGCAAACCGTGGCATCGCTCGACCACTTGAAGTCGCCTTCGCTCACGCGTCCGTCAATCGAAGCTTCCATGGCCTCGACCAGGTCGCTTTCCATGCGCATGAGGATGGGCTGGGTCTCGGGGTCTCCGAAGCGGCAGTTGAACTCCAGCACCATGGGTCCACGGGGGGTAAGCATCAGTCCGACGTAGAGGATACCCCTATATTCGCTGCCCTCGGCGCGCATGCCGTCAATCACAGGCCGCGCGATGTGCGCCAGCAGCCACTCGCGCATCTTTTCATCCAGCAGGAAATCCGCCGAGTAGGCACCCATGCCGCCGGTGTTCGGGCCGGTATCGCCGTCACCGACGCGTTTGTGGTCCTGCGCTGCCACCAGGGGCGCGACCCGCTGGCCATCGCTCAACACCAGGAAAGAAAGCTCATCGCCCTGAAGAAATTCCTCGAGCACAACGCAAGCTCCGGCGCTGCCCAGCATCTTTCCGGAGAGCATGTCGCCGGCCACCTGTAGAGCTTCTTCTTTGCTTTGGGCAATCACCACACCCTTGCCGGCGGCGAGTCCATCGGCCTTGACAACGATGGGGGGATGGAAGTGCGACAGCGCATCCTTGACCTCTTCCACGGTGTTGCATACCGCATAACCTGCGGTAGGGATGTTGAAACGCTTCATGAACTCCTTGGCGAAGCTCTTGCTCGATTCCAGGCGGGCTGCCGCCTGGGTTGGACCGAAGACGGGCAGGGCGCGACGGTTGAATTCATCCACCACGCCGAGGGTAAGTGGCAGTTCGGGGCCCACAACCGTCAGGTCGGGCTGAATGCGGTTGGCGAGTTCGACGATAGAATCAATGTTCTTGAGGTCGGCGCTGACGCAAGTGGCTTCTTCGCCAATACCGCCATTGCCGGGAGCGCAGATGACTTCAGAGACGCGCGGCGACTGGCGCACCTTCCATGCCAGCGCGTGCTCGCGTCCGCCACTACCGAGAATCAGGACTTTCATTCCCATAAACGTCGAATCAACAGGTTAGGTGGGAGCTTGTGAGGATGTCAAACCGGAAAAGCAGTTCTCCGTTCTCAGTTCCCGGTTCTCAGAGTGCCGCGGATAAAGGCGGATGAACGGGAAAAGCAAATTTTGTTTTTCCGGTTCGGGGCAGAGGAGGGGGGCACTTGCTAGCTAGTTTAAGTAACTCAATACTGGCACTTAACTCTCAGAAAAGAAAGCAGTACTCCTTCGAACAGGTGGTGACTTGCTGAGGAGTCACTGCTGCTATGTCACTGATCGGCAGCTAATGGGTGTTTTGAATCTGCAGAGAGGATTAACCAACAGCCGCGGCTGCGAGGAAGACAGCAACGATAAATGCCATGATAGCGGCGACCCCGTGACCTGATCCTGTGAAAATGCAGGCAGCAACCCCAGCCAGCACTCCAGCAAAGAGCATCCACAGGGCGAAAGCTCTTAAGCCGTTGGGACTGCTGTGTGTTCGTATCTTCATACTTCATACCTCATAAGTTGTAACTCCGGTAATAGATAGTGGGGGCTTCCTCATGATCGTTTCACCCCTCAACATCCAAAGCAGTGGATGTGAGGGATACTTGCTGCATGGTCTATCTCGGCGTTAACCCGTTGAAATTAAACGACATGCGTACCCATTTCGCCACACTAGCTGAGCAGGTTCCCAGCAGTCAGAGAGAACAGCACGGCCAAGATAAAACCAACGCCGCATGGTCAACAATTTTCAAAGAGCACCTGGGACCGAAGTCCTGCATTCTTGAATGCTGCTTCTTTCTAAGGACTTGGCAACCAAAAACCTGGGCTGCTCC contains the following coding sequences:
- the galU gene encoding UTP--glucose-1-phosphate uridylyltransferase GalU; this translates as MLRVRKAVFPAAGLGTRFLPATKAMPKEMLPLVDKPIIQYGVEEALAAGCNQIVIVTGRGKTAIEDHFDVSYELEKMLAEKGKTELLTIVHHISDMIHVAYVRQKEALGLGHAVLMARELVGNEPFAVLLADDVIDAEVPCLKQMMEVFEETQSSVIATQVVEGKAISAYGVLDAKPVSGKFQDRLFEVSNMVEKPRLEDAPSNLAIIGRYILTPGIFEALEHTPLGAGGELQLTDAIRLLLQKEKVYGYRFEGTRHDTGDKAGFLKATVEFALKRPDLGNDLRIWLKGLKL
- the purE gene encoding 5-(carboxyamino)imidazole ribonucleotide mutase, translated to MTSKPVVSIVMGSDSDLEIMSEAGKALAGFGIAYEIDITSAHRAPRKTSEFAHNAAGRGVKVIIAGAGGAAHLAGVIAAETTLPVIGVPIPSSSLQGLDSLLATVQMPAGIPVATVAIGKAGATNAGILAAQILALSDPEIAKKMVSHKEKLAQGVEEKSKKLKAGQS
- the purD gene encoding phosphoribosylamine--glycine ligase; the protein is MGMKVLILGSGGREHALAWKVRQSPRVSEVICAPGNGGIGEEATCVSADLKNIDSIVELANRIQPDLTVVGPELPLTLGVVDEFNRRALPVFGPTQAAARLESSKSFAKEFMKRFNIPTAGYAVCNTVEEVKDALSHFHPPIVVKADGLAAGKGVVIAQSKEEALQVAGDMLSGKMLGSAGACVVLEEFLQGDELSFLVLSDGQRVAPLVAAQDHKRVGDGDTGPNTGGMGAYSADFLLDEKMREWLLAHIARPVIDGMRAEGSEYRGILYVGLMLTPRGPMVLEFNCRFGDPETQPILMRMESDLVEAMEASIDGRVSEGDFKWSSDATVCVVIASGGYPEVYEVGKKITGLSEASKIEGAKVFHAGTSRDQSGNFYTAGGRVLGVTARAADLSAAVERAYAAVEKIHFDGMHYRKDIAARALKQKV